GGCGAGCCATGGCGGTCCTCTGAGAAGGGTGAGAGAAGCTGCATCGTCTGCGGCGCCAGGACCGAGAAGTGCGCCCTCCTCGCGAGGCAGTACTGAATAACCGACTAGAAATTCCGGCAGAAGAGAAGATCATGAAGGTTCTGATCGCCGAGTACGCCGTAGCCACGGATCTGCCGGGGACCTACGCCGTCGAGGGGAGGGCGATGCTCTCGATCCTCGCCCGGAGCTTCGAGCGGCTCGGCCACGAGGTCATCTACCCGACGGCGGGGCCTGAAGTTGGTGCTGGTAGGCCAATCGTCCTCGAAGGCAAAAGCGATGAGCACTTCGAGGATTTTCTCGCCGGTTCCGGCGCGGATGCGGGGCTGGTGATAGCTCCCGACGAGCTTCTCCCCGGATTTCTTGAGATCCTGGAAAAAGGGACCGCAAACCTCGGCTGCTCCCCCGCCGCCGCGAGGCTCTCCGCCGACAAGCTCGCCTGCACCCGCCGCCTCCAGGAAGAGGCCGTTCCCGTCGTCGAGATCGCCGATCCCGACGACCCCGGAACCGGCCCCTTCGTCCTGAAGCCCCGGTTCGGCTGCGGCTCTGAGAGGATGGAGCTCGTCGACGAGCTCCCGGAAGATCTGGGCGATCGGATCGCGACCAGGTTCTGCCAGGGCGAGGCCCTCAGCGTCAGCCTCATCGCCTCCGGCGACCGGGTCCTACCCCTGACGGTCAATAAGCAGCTCGTCTCCGTCGAGGCGGGCTTCGAGTACCGGGGCGGGATCGTCCCCTACCGCTCGGACCGGGAGGAGGAGATCCTGAAGGCGGCGAAGATGGCGGCCCGCGCCCTCGACCTATCGGGCTACGCCGGGATCGACCTCGTCGTCGGAGACCTTCCCCGGGTCGTGGACGTCAACCCCCGGCCCACCACCTCCATCGTGGGGATCGCGAAGGTGATGCGCGAGGAGCTGGCGGACCTGATCCTGAGGGCGAGGTTTGCGACGCTGCCGGGGAGGGTGACGGTGGAGGGGAGCTGTGAGTTTCGGAAGGGAGAGCTGGAACTGTAGGGGAATGGGCTATCGTCGGGCCGAGGATGATGCGGGCTGGCCCGGCCAGTTCTCGAAGTCTCTATGGTAATCGCGGAGTTTCTGGCTCGATTTTGTCGCCCTGTTAGAACGGCTAAAGACAGATCTTTCATCTCCTGCCGCCGTCGCCCCGCACGAGCTTCCAGAAGTCCTCTTCAGAGATGCCCAGCTGCTTGAGGATCTCATAAAATGGCCATCCGCCAATCTCGCTGTTGGCGTGGATGGGGATGGTCGTCGCCCGTCCATCCGGATGCTTCCAACGGGCGTGGCCGCCTTTCTGTCGGATCTTTTGAAATCCAAGCTTTGCGGCTGCCTTTTCTCGGTCCTTAGCTCTGGCAGACATGGACCGACTCCAGGTCGACGTCCTGGGGCAATTGCCTTCCTTCTTCTCTGTATTCCTCTTTGATCATCTCGAAGACGTTGACGATCTCGGCCTGCGCCTCTTCGGGAGTTTCCCCCCAGGCGTGGCACCCTGGGATGGCGGGGACGTAGGCTACAAAGGTGCCGTTATCGTCCGGACGAAGGACGATGGTATAGTCGTGAAGGCGCTTCATCGAGGTTATTTTTGCTTTTCAGAATATAAATCTTCTCTGCAAAAGGATGGGTGGTGCCAGTTGCCGGGGGCGGCGAGGGTGGCGCCGCCCCCGGTGGTGGTCCGTTGGGCTCGCCTCGGCCGAACGCCACGGCGCCATCTCGCGGTACGCTCCGGGCGAATTGCGCCCCCTGGGCCTTTTGGGCCCCCGCCGGGATCGACCTCGTCGTCGGCGACCTCCTCAGGGTGGTGGACGCAAACCCCCGGCCCACCACCTCCATTGTCGGGATATCGAAGGTGATGCGCGAGGAGCTGGCGGACCTGATCTTGCGGGCGAGGTTCGCGACTCTGCCGGAGGGGGTGACGGTGGAGGGGGAATGCGAGTTTTGGAAGGGGGAGCTGGAACTTTACAGCGGTATTCCGCCAACCGTGACTGGTTAAAAGAGGCATAATTAGCTGCCAGGTCTGTACAGGTGACACCCTTCACAAGTCAAGAGGGAACGGCGCTCTCAAGTCTGATGATGGCCTCCATCTCGTTGAGCACGTACCCAATGAGAACTTCCTGGCACTCCGAGACGTTCTTATTGCTCTCGACATGAAGATGATGCGGGAATGTCTTCATATCCGGCCAGTGGGGAGCGTTGTCCCACCTTCGGACCATCTTCGCCTCTTTTTGTACGTGGTAGGAATAACGCCTGAAGTCCCTGCCCAGTGCTTCGTTGATGAAGAGGACGTATCCACCCTTGAGCTTTGCAGCGGCCCGAAGCGCCTGTCTCCCTGGCTCTTGGACCAATACCATTACTTCCATCTCCTCGACGATCTCGCTGGAAGAGAGGGCGTCGAGGATATCCTGGACCTTCATTTCCCGACGCCTTTGAGATTTGCCTGGACGCCCGCCCAGTATTTGCGGGCCGACTCGTAGCTCTCCCAGATGATGAAGTCGTCCCACTCGTCGAAGGACTCGTCTCCCTTCCTCGATCTGATCCGCTCTTCGAACTCCTCAAAGCTCATATCGTACTTGGCGCGCATCTCTTCGATCAGGGAGTCGAAGTGACGGATCTTCGATCCGGCCTGATCCAGAACGAGGCTTCTCAGGGCGTCTTTCTCGTCCTTGAAGAGGCCATCTCGAACGAGCATGGAGATAGGCTCGAAGACCTCCCTGGATACCTCAACCGTCTCGCTCATCATCTTCACCGACCTGGAAAATAAGGCCTTCAAGAGATATAAATGCGGCGAAGATCCGCCGGGATCGACCTCTTCGTCGGCGACCTCCTCAGGGTGGTGGACGCGAATCCCCCCGCCCATCACCTCCATCGTTGGGATCGCCAAGGTGATGCGCAAGGAGCTGGCGGACCTCATCCTGGGGCGTGGGTTACGACGCTGCCGGAGAGGGTGACGGTGGAGGGGAGTTGCAGGTTCATGAAGGCGAGGCTTAGAGAATGTAGGTCATAGCGAAAAAATATAGCAGGGAAAACATCACCATCTAACCCACATCACCAATTAAAAGTCGATTCTAGACGAGTATATAGTCCTCAGAAGTCCCATTGATTGAGTATCGTGGATGAGAACTGCCACAGCATATTGTAACAAAATCACTAGTAAAGACTTTTATTTATCATATTATGGCCAAACATAATCACGAATACATAGCAAAAACGATAAATTCATATACTATTAGAGATACTAGAATATTATAACATGCAGATGAAAACTTGAAAACCGAAGCGGAGATGATTGAAATGAGCCAGACGGATGGATGGGTTGAAAATGAAGGCGTTTGGACCAAACAGATTGATATTTCCGATAATTTATCGGCAAAGATGATAGTGAATCCAAGTACCGGCGTTGCTGACGGATTCATAGTCGAGAAGAAATTGACGCCTGCAGGCGAAGAATCCACTGAAATTCGGAACTTTGCAAGATACGATTTCAGATCATATGGAAAAAGTTCGCTGCAGTTCCATATGAAGCAGATAGAAGATGTAACCCTTAGTTGCATTTAGCTATGGCGTCACGACGGATAAAACACACAAAGTCACCGCCGCCCATCCTCTTCCGCCTTGCGGTTCGGGCGCATCATCTCCACCCTCCCGAAACCCACGCCGCCGATCTCCCAGGCGATCGATCCTCGGCCGCCCTCGACCGCGGGCGGCGGGAGTAAGTCCGAAAGGTCCGCGATCGCCGCCGCCCACCATTATCGCGGTTTTCGAAATCCTATTAAGGTATTAGACCAGAATCTGATGAGCACGAATGGTGAAGGCATGAAGAATTATCGCTTCTCCGTGGTGATCGAGAAGGACAGGGACGGGTACTTCGCCTTCTGTCCCGAGCTTCAGGGCTGCTACACTCAGGGAGATACTTATGAGGAGGCCCTCGAGAACGTGGAGGACGCGATATCACTCCACGTGAAGGATATCCTGGAGGCGGGTGAAGAGCTTCCAGAGGTCGAATTCATCAG
The sequence above is drawn from the Methanothrix harundinacea 6Ac genome and encodes:
- a CDS encoding ATP-grasp domain-containing protein produces the protein MKVLIAEYAVATDLPGTYAVEGRAMLSILARSFERLGHEVIYPTAGPEVGAGRPIVLEGKSDEHFEDFLAGSGADAGLVIAPDELLPGFLEILEKGTANLGCSPAAARLSADKLACTRRLQEEAVPVVEIADPDDPGTGPFVLKPRFGCGSERMELVDELPEDLGDRIATRFCQGEALSVSLIASGDRVLPLTVNKQLVSVEAGFEYRGGIVPYRSDREEEILKAAKMAARALDLSGYAGIDLVVGDLPRVVDVNPRPTTSIVGIAKVMREELADLILRARFATLPGRVTVEGSCEFRKGELEL
- a CDS encoding type II toxin-antitoxin system HicA family toxin, whose translation is MSARAKDREKAAAKLGFQKIRQKGGHARWKHPDGRATTIPIHANSEIGGWPFYEILKQLGISEEDFWKLVRGDGGRR
- a CDS encoding type II toxin-antitoxin system HicB family antitoxin; translation: MKRLHDYTIVLRPDDNGTFVAYVPAIPGCHAWGETPEEAQAEIVNVFEMIKEEYREEGRQLPQDVDLESVHVCQS
- a CDS encoding type II toxin-antitoxin system HicB family antitoxin; this translates as MKNYRFSVVIEKDRDGYFAFCPELQGCYTQGDTYEEALENVEDAISLHVKDILEAGEELPEVEFISLTSLEVAV
- a CDS encoding toxin-antitoxin system TumE family protein, which translates into the protein MKVQDILDALSSSEIVEEMEVMVLVQEPGRQALRAAAKLKGGYVLFINEALGRDFRRYSYHVQKEAKMVRRWDNAPHWPDMKTFPHHLHVESNKNVSECQEVLIGYVLNEMEAIIRLESAVPS